The Helianthus annuus cultivar XRQ/B chromosome 16, HanXRQr2.0-SUNRISE, whole genome shotgun sequence genome includes a window with the following:
- the LOC110915715 gene encoding uncharacterized protein LOC110915715, which translates to MFVAQTLSFNPLLQQIKMQCSKETIVRLFYNASSSFQLLFLFFYLTSIFLSKLLFFISAIPFLPRNEEEYEYGTFSEEGSVEEEVSDTYNYDESPEKDHLVADIIGDGEDLFFLHTSATSSGQNSVVLSSGQNSVVFDEETVDDILEAAVVEEKEDEEASTRSVGSSDDLSFYSVPEAEPEEENQENRRKEEEKTVPVAGDGGSRSFRYEVNTRAVTTRATSACTSFRYAGDEPSLRVIKKIAFVLDDDKIEGKYRESGKKLESNISQVDKFMNNLETKKLELEEKNKEEIFGDTLTVGSTSKSSSEWRSSINCQDPGYDPFSSSSRRSCPKWESYTVFQKYDEEMLFLDRLSAQKLQETESFRSSMTCPSSISERIVHKLSSKNKKTSYVYQNSYHELEAAYVAQICLTWEALNWNYNFFHQLSASRRGNDPGCPAYIAQQFQQFQVLLQRYIETEPYENGRRPVVYARKRSLAPKLLQVPEYRDSEEEKKDEYLGSRISSLSFLIIMEEAIKTFMNFLRADKENQFQILAKIFRIKNPRISVDPILLLMLKKVNHKKKLKLKDLQRSRKCFRKRRSKLDNEMELLMAQIDLKVVSRVLRTTDLTDEQLHWCEDKMTRVKISDGKLQRDSSPLFFPAH; encoded by the exons ATGTTTGTAGCACAAACACTCTCTTTCAATCCTTTGTTGCAACAAATTAAAATGCAATGTTCAAAAGAAACCATTGTTCGTTTGTTCTACAATGCCTCCAGTTCTTTTCAGCTTCTTTTCCTCTTCTTCTACCTCACCTCCATTTTTCTTTCTAAGTTACTCTTCTTCATTTCTGCCATCCCATTCCTCCCAAG AAACGAAGAAGAATACGAATATGGGACGTTTTCGGAGGAAGGATCGGTAGAGGAGGAGGTAAGCGACACGTATAACTACGATGAGAGTCCGGAAAAAGATCATCTAGTTGCGGATATAATCGGAGACGGTGAAGACCTTTTTTTCCTGCACACTAGTGCAACAAGTTCGGGTCAAAACAGTGTCGTTTTAAGTTCGGGTCAAAACAGTGTCGTTTTCGATGAAGAGACCGTGGACGACATTTTGGAGGCTGCCGTGGTGGAAGAGAAGGAGGACGAGGAAGCGTCGACAAGAAGCGTAGGAAGTAGTGATGATTTGTCTTTCTACAGCGTACCCGAAGCCGAACCCGAAGAAGAGAATCAAGAAAACCGCCGCAAGGAGGAAGAAAAGACGGTACCGGTGGCCGGGGACGGTGGTTCAAGATCATTTAGATATGAAGTGAATACACGCGCCGTCACAACGCGTGCAACATCTGCTTGTACTTCATTTAGATACGCTGGAGACGAACCGTCATTACGTGTCATCAAGAAAATTGCTTTTGTGCTTGATGACGACAAAATTGAAG GAAAATATCGTGAAAGTGGAAAGAAGTTAGAATCAAATATATCACAAGTAGACAAGTTTATGAATAACTTGGAGACGAAGAAACTTGAGCTAGAAGAAAAGAATAAAGAAGAAATATTTGGTGATACGTTGACGGTGGGGTCAACCTCAAAGAGTTCATCGGAATGGCGGAGCTCCATTAACTGTCAGGATCCGGGTTACGACCCGTTTTCTTCTTCGTCAAGAAGAAGCTGCCCAAAATGGGAGTCTTATACAGTGTTTCAAAAATATGATGAAGAAATGTTGTTTTTGGATAGACTTAGTGCACAAAAGCTTCAAGAAACAG AGTCGTTTAGGTCATCAATGACATGCCCTTCATCAATATCCGAAAGAATCGTTCACAAACTATCTtccaaaaacaagaaaacatcaTATGTTTATCAAAATTCGTATCACGAATTAGAAGCGGCATATGTAGCACAAATTTGCTTGACGTGGGAAGCACTTAACTGGAACTATAATTTCTTCCATCAGTTAAGTGCTTCTCGTCGAGGTAATGACCCCGGATGTCCCGCCTACATTGCTCAACAATTTCAACAATTTCAAGTGCTCTTACAACGATACATTGAGACCGAGCCATATGAGAATGGCAGGAGACCGGTAGTTTATGCTAGAAAGAGAAGTTTGGCTCCAAAGTTGCTTCAAGTCCCAGAATACCGAG ATTCTGAGGAGGAGAAGAAAGACGAATATTTGGGATCAAGAATATCATCTTTATCATTCCTTATAATCATGGAAGAAGCAATCAAGACATTCATGAATTTTCTTAGGGCTGACAAAGAGAACCAGTTCCAGATACTTGCAAAAATATTTAGAATCAAGAACCCGAGAATTTCGGTCGACCCGATCCTTCTCCTCATGCTCAAAAAGGTCAACCATAAG AAGAAGTTAAAGTTAAAAGATCTACAACGATCGCGCAAGTGTTTTCGCAAAAGGCGATCGAAGCTAGACAATGAAATGGAGTTATTGATGGCACAAATAGACTTAAAAGTGGTGTCAAGAGTTCTGAGAACTACTGATCTAACTGATGAACAATTGCATTGGTGTGAAGACAAGATGACCCGAGTGAAAATCAGTGATGGCAAACTACAAAGAGATTCTTCACCACTTTTCTTTCCAGCACATTAA
- the LOC110918203 gene encoding uncharacterized protein LOC110918203 — MSCTRNNLKKMYPEETECDDLAIWESLNPKRKGGNLFGVGTSDPHFMVTGTPSSTTYASYDDASQSQELKKVQAELEKERETRKNMEARFAQWEQERAERERERAANAVWQKKKMEEMMNSSRKK; from the exons AT GTCGTGTACACGCAACAACTTAAAAAAAATGTACCCTGAAGAAACAGAATGTGATGATTTGGCTATTTGGGAGAGTTTGAATCCGAAGCGTAAGGGTGGTAACTTGTTCGGGGTAGGAACTTCTGATCCTCATTTTATGGTGACCGGCACACCATCTTCCACAACTTATGCGTCATATGATGATGCCAGTCAGTCACAAGAG CTTAAAAAAGTTCAAGCAGAGTTGGAAAAAGAAAGGGAGACCCGAAAAAATATGGAAGCTCGTTTTGCACAATGGGAACAAGAGCGGGCCGAGCGTGAACGGGAGCGAGCTGCAAATGCAGTATGGCAAAAAAAAAAGATGGAAGAAATGATGAATAGTTCAAGAAAAAAGTAA